The Xenopus tropicalis strain Nigerian chromosome 2, UCB_Xtro_10.0, whole genome shotgun sequence genome window below encodes:
- the stx12 gene encoding syntaxin-12, with product MSGYMKQQSRARDFNSIIQTCSGNVQRITNNTAQIRTLLNQLGTSQDSTKLQQNLQQIQHSTNVLAKETNTYLKDLASVPTPLSPAEQRQQKLQKERLMNDFSAALNHFQAIQRQVSTKEKETVARARAGSRLSADERQKEEQLVSFDNNEDWNQLQSQDEEFAVTEEDLELIKERESAIQKLEADILDVNQIFKDLAVMIHDQGEMIDSIEANVESAEVHVERGTEQLQRAAYYQKKSRKKICILVLALAIAAVILGLIIYFSVKS from the exons ATGTCTGGGTACATGAAGCAGCAGAGCCGTGCCCGGGACTTCAACAGCATTATTCAGACCTGCAGCGGCAATGTGCAGAGGATCACAAATAACA CTGCCCAGATCCGGACCCTATTAAATCAGCTGGGGACAAGCCAGGATTCCACCAAGCTGCAGCAAAACTT GCAGCAGATTCAACATTCCACTAATGTCTTGGCCAAGGAGACCAACACATATTTGAAGGACCTTGCATCTGTCCCCACGCCACTGTCCCCTGCAGAGCAG cGCCAGCAGAAACTTCAAAAGGAACGTCTTATGAATGATTTTTCAGCCGCACTTAATCACTTCCAAGCTATCCAGAGACAAGTGTCTACTAAGGAAAAGGAAACAGTAGCCCGGGCCAGGGCAGGCTCCCGCCTCTCG GCTGATGAGAGGCAGAAGGAGGAGCAGCTAGTGTCTTTTGACAA CAATGAAGACTGGAATCAGCTGCAAAGCCAGGATGAGGAATTTGCAGTTACAGAGGAAGATCTAGAGCTTATAAAGGAAAGAGAGAGCGCCATCCAGAAACTAGAG GCAGATATTCTTGATGTCAACCAAATATTTAAAGATTTAGCAGTAATGATTCATGACCAAGGAGAAATGATag ATAGTATAGAAGCCAATGTGGAAAGCGCGGAAGTTCATGTGGAGAGAGGAACAGAGCAACTACAGAGGGCAGCATATTACCAG AAAAAATCCCGGAAGAAGATCTGCATTTTAGTATTGGCTCTTGCTATCGCAGCTGTGATCCTGGGTCTCATCATATATTTCTCTGTGAAATCCTGA